The nucleotide sequence GCGCAGGTCGCCCGGACCATCTGCCGGGCCCTGCGCCTCAACGAGGACCTGGTCGAGGCGATCGCGCTGGCCCACGACCTCGGACATACGCCGTTCGGGCATATCGGCGAGGAGATCCTCACCCGCTGCATGGGCCGTCGGTTCGAGCACAACCGCCAGTCACTGCGTGTGGTCGAGGTCCTCGAGCGGGACGGAGAGGGGCTCAACCTCACCTCGGAGGTGCGCGACGGCATCCTCAACCACACGTGGAGGATGCCCGAGCCCGCCACCGCGGAGGCGATGGTCGCGCGATGGGCCGACCGGATCGCCTACGTGAACCACGATGTGGACGACGCGATCCGGGCCGGCGTCCTCAAGCCGGACGACCTCCCGCCCGAGGTGGTCGACGTCCTGGGGCATACCCACGGGGAGCGCCTCGACCGCACGATCCGGGCGCTCGTGGCGTCCAGCTCCGAGGCCGGGGCGATCCGGATGCCCGCCGAGACGGCCGAGGCGATGTCCGCCCTGCGCGCGTTCCTCTTCGAGCGGGTGTACCTCGGTCCGGTCGCCCGGGGCGAGGAGGGGAAGGCGTCGGCCATCCTCGAGTCGCTCTTCGCTTGGTACACGGACCACCCCGACGAGCTCCCGGCCGCGCGCCGGCCGGGGGACGACCTCGTCCAGCGCGTGGCCGACCACGTGTCCGGCATGACCGACCGGTACGCGATCCGCACGTTCGAGCGTCTCTTCGTACCCTGGTCGCAGCTGTGAGCCCCCGCTTCGCCCGCGACGACATCGACGAGGTCCGCGAACGAGCGGACATACTCGAGGTGGTCGGGGACCACGTCCGGCTGAAGCGCCAGGGGAGCCAGTTCGTCGGGCTCTGCCCCTTCCACAACGAGAAGACGGGCTCGTTCTCGGTCAGCCCCGAGAAGGGCGTCTACCACTGCCACGGCTGCCACGCCGGGGGCAACGTCTTCAACTTCATCCAGGAGGTGGAGGGTCTCTCGTTCGCCGAGGCGGTCGAGCAGCTCGCCCAGCGGTACGGGGTGACCCTGCGCGAGGTGGCGGGGGAGCGCAAGACCGAGTCGCCGCGCACCCGCCTGCTCGCGCTGCACGAGGCGGCCGTCGAGCATTACCAGCGCCTGCTCGCCCACAAGGAGGGCGGGTCGGTGCGCACCTACCTCGACTCCCGGGGGATAGATGCCGCCCTCCGCGACCGCTACCGGGTCGGGTTCGGCGGCTGGACGCCCAACGGCCTCGTCAGCGCGTTGGTGCGGGCGGGGTACACGACCGACGAGCTCGTGGCGGCGGGCCTGGCCCGTCAGGACGGACGCGCCGTGCGCGACGTCTTCGCCGGACGGGTCCTGTTCCCGATCTTCGACCCTTCCGACCGCGCGATCGGTTTCGGCGGACGTGTCCTGCCCCCCGAGTTCCGCTCCCGGGTCGCTCCCGACCAGCCGAAGTACCTGAACACGCGGGAGACCTCGCTCTTCCGCAAGTCGAGGGTCCTGTACGGGACGAACTGGGCCCGCGGGGACATCGTCCGGACCCGCCGCCTCGTCCTCGTCGAGGGGTACACCGACGTGATCATGCTCCGCGAGCACGGCATCCCGGAGGCCGTGGCCACGTGCGGGACCGCGCTCACGGAACAGCACATGCAGGAGATCTCCCGCCGGTTCGGAGACGTCCGGGTCGTTCTCTGCCTCGACGGTGACGCGGCCGGACAGGCCGCCGCCTCCCGTGAGCGCACCGAGCAGCTGGCGTCCGCGTACTCACCCGGGGAGCGCGTGCGCGGCGGTGGCTGGCTCCCGGTCGGACGGGGCTGGCTCCCCGAGGTGTACGTGGCCGTCCTGCCGCCGGGTAGGGACCCGGCCGACTTCGCCGTCCAGGAGGGAGCCGAGGCGGTGTCCAAGATGCTCGACGCAGCCGTCCCCCTCGTCCGATTCCTGCTGGAGAGGGCGATAGACGGAGAGCGCTTCGACACCCCGGAGGGACGGATCAGGGCGGTCCGCAAGGGGGCGGCCGTGCTCTCCCAGGTCGGGGACACCCTGCTCCGGCACGAGTACGCCATCTGGCTCGCCGGTCGGTGCGGCGTCG is from Actinomycetota bacterium and encodes:
- the dnaG gene encoding DNA primase, which produces MSPRFARDDIDEVRERADILEVVGDHVRLKRQGSQFVGLCPFHNEKTGSFSVSPEKGVYHCHGCHAGGNVFNFIQEVEGLSFAEAVEQLAQRYGVTLREVAGERKTESPRTRLLALHEAAVEHYQRLLAHKEGGSVRTYLDSRGIDAALRDRYRVGFGGWTPNGLVSALVRAGYTTDELVAAGLARQDGRAVRDVFAGRVLFPIFDPSDRAIGFGGRVLPPEFRSRVAPDQPKYLNTRETSLFRKSRVLYGTNWARGDIVRTRRLVLVEGYTDVIMLREHGIPEAVATCGTALTEQHMQEISRRFGDVRVVLCLDGDAAGQAAASRERTEQLASAYSPGERVRGGGWLPVGRGWLPEVYVAVLPPGRDPADFAVQEGAEAVSKMLDAAVPLVRFLLERAIDGERFDTPEGRIRAVRKGAAVLSQVGDTLLRHEYAIWLAGRCGVEAYEVSKAVEERAGKSGDERRRQPDAAATPATLTGHQRVEREALRGLCSEPDLLGDPTCAPSEDDFTLAVHRSLFRLLSAERAERGTIDPGRIATGLQDGDLRRAVSELTMGTPPDRTAARETLIRLKTFGLGRRIEEKKTRLRALDPDREAQAYDALFEELLRLEREKRSLGSGGVS
- a CDS encoding deoxyguanosinetriphosphate triphosphohydrolase encodes the protein MTVRSRTESIEDAVLAPWATRSADTRGRNRPLPPDDLRTEFQRDRDRVLHTKSFRRLKHKTQVFLAPEGDHVRTRLTHTLEVAQVARTICRALRLNEDLVEAIALAHDLGHTPFGHIGEEILTRCMGRRFEHNRQSLRVVEVLERDGEGLNLTSEVRDGILNHTWRMPEPATAEAMVARWADRIAYVNHDVDDAIRAGVLKPDDLPPEVVDVLGHTHGERLDRTIRALVASSSEAGAIRMPAETAEAMSALRAFLFERVYLGPVARGEEGKASAILESLFAWYTDHPDELPAARRPGDDLVQRVADHVSGMTDRYAIRTFERLFVPWSQL